The following are encoded in a window of Manduca sexta isolate Smith_Timp_Sample1 chromosome 16, JHU_Msex_v1.0, whole genome shotgun sequence genomic DNA:
- the LOC115447346 gene encoding cartilage oligomeric matrix protein, with protein sequence MAPAAMCASAFAFIVVLVAAHALTLDKEATSEVIAAVGSIKNGGEVAILVRGPHGKSARREELLHGKGEEDTAISLFYNRKSNKVSLESLHGGQLRSVSWGLGMHPRGTLLLVVSNSRVRLYVGCRPLHWHAMSGSNGLLDILGSQRLKLYHEENAPVEIYASEKAAIDSLSCNIQEDTIRPPSLLVVDEPESDVEEVKEFKAKTERLKREEEMQGDDATNYLDANGILPQPSRGDIPSSGIESCDDEVIRQLTLLRQTIEYLRREVAEQKGTIDNLRNQLHLCCNRFSTPPPIERCSGSSCYPGVECRNVANGVQCGSCPRGMEGDGKQCRPMSCSRRPCSQVERCVDTEQGYRCERCPGRQTSDGQTCRSPCSANPCFGGRVPCEDLPDGSYRCGPCPSGFHGNGQDCYRIMCRANTCFKGVDCQESPSGPRCGSCPAGYVGNGQQCQHICETHKPCGAERRCIPKATSPYYECEGCPRGYQSNGFQCVDIDECDLIRPCDDLVSCMNEKGGFVCGPCPPGYEGSQGWRGAGDERRREHCVDIDECSGGRANCPKGRLCVNTPGSYTCVPCGGNYYVNTTRPCLEPGALVKRCDPAYCRRYDAVCGYGYKCVCPTGRAGNGTVCGPDRDMDGYPDHQLPCSEPRCKADNCPAVSNSGQEDADNDGIGDACDSDADGDEIPNIPDNCPLTPNPDQLERDEDKIGDACDNCPRKYNPGQEDTDMDGFGDVCDDDMDDDDILNESDNCPRKYNPDQQDQDGDGVGDVCDNCPRVRNPRQEDTDRDNVGDACDSDVDRDQDGIQDGLDNCPTVPNSDQQDVDGDGKGDVCDYDDDGDGIPDLEDNCPLVPNRDQKDHNGDNIGDACDGDNDGDKVINELDNCPNNSRIFRTDFRNYMTVRLDPEGESQQDPNWVIANQGAEIQQTLNSDPGLAVGFESFTGVDFEGTFFVDTQIDDDYVGFIFGYQNNKRFYVVMWKKNAQTYWQTTPFRAVAEPGIQLKLVNSKTGPGKILRNALWNTTSTPDQVTLLWKDPRNVGWREKTAYRWRLLHRPRIGLIRLKIYENNRLVADSGNQYDFTLKGGRLGVFCFSQEMIIWSNLVYRCNDKIPSNIASELSTRNHFEIDHDFFYA encoded by the exons TGTCCCTTGAAAGTCTGCACGGCGGTCAATTGAGGTCAGTATCGTGGGGCCTTGGAATGCATCCGCGAGGTACCTTGCTCCTGGTGGTGTCTAACAGCAGAGTGCGGCTCTACGTGGGCTGCCGTCCCCTCCACTGGCACGCCATGTCTGGCAGTAATGGTTTGTTGGACATACTGGGCAGTCAGAGGTTGAAGTTG TATCACGAAGAAAACGCACCAGTGGAGATATACGCGAGCGAAAAAGCCGCAATCGACTCACTGAGCTGCAACATCCAAGAAGACACCATACGACCACCCTCATTATTAGTGGTGGATGAACCTGAAAGCGATGTGGAGGAGGTCAAAGAATTTAAAGCTAAAACAGAGAGATTGAAGCGGGAAGAAGAAATGCAAGGAGACGACGCTACGAACTATTTGGATGCTAATGGCATCCTGCCACAGCCTTCCAGAGGCGACATACCTTCGAGCGGAATTGAGTCCTGTGATG ATGAGGTGATTCGTCAGCTCACGCTGCTCCGTCAGACCATAGAGTACCTTCGCCGTGAGGTCGCCGAACAGAAGGGGACCATCGACAATTTAAGGAACCAACTGCATCTGTGCTGCAATCGCTTCTCTACTCCTCCTCCGATTGAAAGATGCTCCGGATCTTCATGCTATCCTG GCGTGGAATGCCGTAACGTAGCGAATGGGGTCCAGTGCGGCTCTTGTCCTCGAGGCATGGAGGGCGATGGGAAGCAATGCAGACCCATGTCTTGCAGCAGACGACCGTGCTCACAAG TGGAAAGGTGCGTAGACACAGAGCAAGGGTATCGCTGTGAACGTTGCCCTGGACGGCAGACCAGTGATGGCCAGACATGCCGATCGCCTTGTAGCGCCAACCCGTGCTTTGGAGGAC GCGTACCATGTGAAGATTTACCCGATGGTAGTTACCGCTGCGGTCCCTGCCCCTCCGGTTTCCATGGCAACGGCCAGGACTGCTATAGGATCATGTGCCGTGCTAACACTTGCTTCAAAG GAGTGGATTGCCAGGAGTCGCCATCAGGCCCTCGCTGTGGATCTTGTCCGGCAGGATATGTTGGTAATGGCCAACAATGTCAGCACATATGCGAGACCCATAAACCTTGCGGTGCGGAGAGACGATGCATTCCCAAAGCCACCAGTCCTTACTATGAGTGCGAGGGTTGCCCTAGAGGATACCAGTCGAATG gttTCCAATGCGTGGACATAGACGAATGTGACCTCATCCGTCCTTGTGATGATCTGGTGTCGTGTATGAATGAGAAAGGTGGATTCGTGTGTGGACCTTGTCCCCCTGGGTATGAAGGCAGCCAGGGCTGGAGAGGGGCAGGGGATGAGCGACGAAGGGAACATTGTGTCGATATCGATGAATGCAGTGGAGGTCGCGCTAACTGTCCTAAAGGAAGACTTTGTGTTAATACACCG GGCTCATACACGTGCGTTCCCTGTGGTGGTAACTACTACGTGAACACGACCCGGCCGTGCCTCGAACCCGGGGCTCTTGTCAAGCGCTGCGACCCGGCCTACTGTCGCAGGTACGACGCCGTCTGCGGATATGGGTACAAGTGTGTTTGTCCT ACTGGTAGGGCTGGCAACGGCACAGTATGTGGTCCAGATCGAGACATGGATGGCTATCCAGACCATCAGCTGCCGTGCTCCGAGCCGCGCTGCAAAGCGGACAACTGTCCCGCCGTGTCCAACTCTGGACAAGAGGATGCGGATAATGACGGCATTGGAGACGCCTGCGACTCTGATGCTGATGGAGATGAGATCCCTAATATTCCG gacAACTGCCCTCTTACCCCTAATCCGGATCAACTAGAAAGGGACGAAGACAAAATTGGGGATGCGTGTGATAACTGCCCCAGAAAGTATAATCCTGGACAAGAGGATACCGACATGGATGGCTTTGGAGACGTTTGCGATGATGATATGGATGATGATG ACATACTGAACGAATCTGACAACTGCCCGCGTAAATACAACCCCGATCAGCAGGACCAGGACGGTGACGGAGTAGGAGATGTGTGTGACAATTGTCCTCGAGTGAGAAACCCGAGACAGGAGGACACCGATCGGGATAACGTTGGAGACGCGTGCGACAGCGATGTGGATAGGGACCA GGACGGTATACAAGACGGTCTAGATAATTGTCCGACAGTCCCCAACAGTGATCAGCAAGACGTGGACGGTGATGGCAAGGGAGACGTTTGTGATTACGATGATGATGGTGACGGCATCCCTGACCTTGAGGATAACTGCCCTCTCGTGCCCAATAGGGATCAGAAGGACCATAATG GTGACAACATCGGAGACGCATGCGACGGCGATAACGACGGAGATAAGGTCATCAACGAGCTGGACAACTGTCCCAACAACTCGCGCATATTCAGGACTGACTTTAG GAACTACATGACAGTCCGTCTAGACCCTGAGGGAGAGTCCCAACAGGATCCCAACTGGGTGATCGCTAACCAGGGCGCAGAGATCCAGCAGACACTTAACTCAGACCCTGGACTCGCTGTCGGGTTCGAGAGCTTCACAGGCGTAGACTTTGAAGGAACCTTCTTTGTGGACACTCAGATTGATGATGATTATGTTGGGTTTATATTTGG CTATCAGAACAATAAGCGTTTCTACGTGGTGATGTGGAAGAAGAACGCGCAGACGTATTGGCAAACGACGCCTTTCAGAGCTGTGGCCGAGCCTGGCATCCAGCTCAAACTGGTCAACTCCAAGACCGGCCCCGGCAAGATCCTTAGGAACGCGCTGTGGAACACCACGTCCACACCTGATCAG GTGACCCTCCTCTGGAAAGATCCTCGGAACGTTGGCTGGCGTGAGAAGACAGCGTATCGCTGGCGTCTGCTCCACCGGCCCAGGATTGGGCTCATCCGCCTTAAGATCTACGAGAATAACCGGCTAGTAGCAGACTCTGGAAACCAGTACGACTTCACACTTAAGGGCGGTAGACTTGGCGTGTTCTGCTTCTCTCAGGAGATGATTATATGGTCCAATTTGGTGTATAGGTGTAATG ACAAAATACCATCAAACATAGCATCGGAGCTGTCGACGCGGAATCACTTCGAGATCGACCACGATTTCTTCTACGCTTAA